Proteins from a single region of Mucilaginibacter daejeonensis:
- a CDS encoding TolC family protein produces the protein MKIQQIKYCVAVLFWLILFCTTATRAQNQIKADTGKVFSINDLQVMVFRYHPIIKQAALLTDAARANVLQSLGYFDPNLKAGFARKAFGGTDYYNDWTSELKVPLWLAGADLKVGYDRNVGTYTNPQTTTGTSGLSGVGLSIPLGQGLIIDARRNTLRQSRIMVRYAEAERVKQINATWYEIAKDYWNWYYTYRQYVLNREGVDLAQQRFNAVSKQTIIGDKAPIDSVEAYVTVQERQIQLEKNRIELQNARLVLSNHLWNEQGNPLELPEDAIPQRLNGMVDHVAKNVLDTLVGQAAQQHPELVKLRTKGAQLDVERLYRQEMLKPKINVSGTLISNRRDFNGYVSDKYDFNWNNNKVGLEFAFPLFLRAERGKLREVKIKQLELDLDIKQSGREIRNNILTSYNDLQAYEKQLSIQTQSVNNQNLLLQGENQKFSLGESTLFLINSRETKLIDMRIKLESMISGYQKTLAELYYKAGTRQALAGQN, from the coding sequence ATGAAGATACAACAGATAAAGTATTGCGTAGCTGTGTTGTTTTGGTTGATCTTATTTTGCACCACGGCAACGCGCGCGCAAAACCAAATAAAAGCCGATACTGGTAAAGTATTCTCCATTAATGATCTGCAAGTGATGGTATTCAGATATCATCCGATCATTAAGCAGGCCGCATTACTGACCGATGCGGCACGGGCCAATGTATTGCAGTCGTTGGGGTATTTTGACCCTAACTTAAAGGCCGGATTTGCCCGCAAAGCGTTTGGCGGTACAGATTATTATAACGATTGGACCAGCGAACTGAAAGTGCCTTTATGGCTGGCCGGTGCCGACCTTAAAGTAGGCTACGATCGCAACGTGGGTACATATACTAATCCGCAGACCACCACCGGCACATCGGGCCTTAGTGGTGTAGGGTTGAGCATACCACTCGGCCAGGGCCTGATCATTGATGCTCGCAGGAACACGTTGAGGCAGTCGAGGATCATGGTGCGCTATGCCGAGGCCGAAAGGGTGAAGCAGATCAACGCCACCTGGTACGAGATAGCCAAAGACTACTGGAACTGGTACTACACCTACCGACAGTACGTACTTAACCGCGAGGGTGTCGACCTGGCGCAGCAGCGTTTCAACGCCGTAAGCAAGCAGACCATCATTGGCGACAAGGCCCCGATCGATTCGGTAGAGGCCTACGTGACCGTTCAGGAACGGCAGATCCAACTGGAAAAGAACAGGATCGAGTTACAGAACGCCCGGCTGGTTCTTTCCAACCATTTATGGAACGAGCAGGGCAATCCCCTCGAACTTCCGGAAGATGCCATACCTCAACGCCTGAACGGCATGGTAGATCATGTGGCCAAGAACGTGTTGGATACCCTGGTAGGGCAGGCCGCTCAGCAACACCCCGAACTGGTGAAGCTGCGCACCAAAGGCGCCCAGTTGGATGTAGAGCGTTTATATAGGCAGGAAATGCTCAAGCCCAAGATCAACGTGAGTGGTACGCTGATATCGAACCGGCGCGACTTTAACGGTTACGTGAGCGATAAGTACGATTTCAATTGGAACAATAACAAGGTAGGTCTCGAGTTCGCCTTCCCATTGTTCCTGCGTGCTGAGCGTGGTAAGTTGCGCGAGGTAAAGATCAAACAGCTGGAGCTTGACCTGGACATTAAACAGTCGGGCCGCGAGATCCGCAACAACATCCTGACCTCGTACAATGATCTTCAGGCGTATGAGAAACAGTTGTCGATCCAAACGCAGAGCGTGAATAATCAGAACCTGCTACTTCAGGGTGAGAATCAGAAATTCAGCCTGGGTGAAAGTACCCTGTTCCTCATCAACAGCCGCGAGACCAAACTTATTGATATGCGTATCAAACTAGAAAGCATGATATCGGGTTATCAAAAGACACTGGCCGAGTTATACTACAAAGCTGGTACGCGTCAGGCTTTAGCGGGCCAAAATTAG
- a CDS encoding gliding motility-associated C-terminal domain-containing protein: MRPLLLCLLIVLSTARSFAQQFYTTSGSLIKRVTVTGPSTYKVQDLATCNLAGLYTIAVYKKVMYYSNGFGLYKGDLIGNSVTNCQFVMNVPSSAGLTVNTDGMLYLESNYQLYKIDPVGKTSTNLGRINFTTSGDMVFYKGLLYMASLNGGIARIDITDLSKSKLAIPVSGSLFGMASIAYSSTENKIYAFDNISSGTRVLELDLENDKVVSTAFNLPFSVADAASDVESGGVAEMKIDQIKQSADCPFIGKGTVQVICENALIDYKYTLNGVTNTTGVFTGLDPGTYAISVTSPTQKKDTTFTVSKFTVLKPTITTVKVDPTCSQPGSITMTATPDDNFKVKQGSQLFDLNRKYDLLTPGHYHFDVVNLAGCVVDTIGITLDKKKCEIQYAGMQITQECAMIRKGNIKVLTNTHFDLYTYTLNGTQSNTTGVFSALKPGTYNIRITSSEDQKDLVAVIPDYTLTEPALTTKSTDPYCADKGVVNFTIPVSSAGYQVKYDGVLYPFSKAFDYLTAGKHDFVIYKPSGCVLDSVSVDLTYQPCIIEVESTSVNQECNVLGKGVIQVTGRPIPEQYTYYLNGGSPNSTGRFDMLAPGKYLVKVTASGGNTPKEIELEVPDYDLLRPKYFVSTVDPVCDLLGSIRVAVTTDPALYDIEYKGHTYSYEHTFTDLIPGSYYFRILKKDGCIANELTVKLNLQPCHPLTFPNAFTPNGDGMNDMFRPNQDSRATQYQLSIFNRNGSQLFVSKDIKFGWDGQYQGKPMPVGVYYWVSTYIDNNGKRANQQGQITLLR; encoded by the coding sequence ATGAGACCGCTATTATTATGTTTACTGATCGTGTTGTCAACAGCTCGGTCATTCGCCCAACAATTTTATACCACCTCTGGATCACTGATCAAACGGGTCACCGTTACGGGACCCAGCACCTATAAAGTGCAAGATCTTGCTACTTGCAACTTGGCCGGGCTGTACACCATTGCTGTATATAAAAAGGTCATGTATTACAGCAACGGCTTTGGTCTTTATAAAGGCGACCTGATCGGCAACTCCGTTACTAATTGCCAGTTCGTCATGAACGTGCCTTCATCAGCCGGCCTCACGGTTAACACGGATGGCATGCTTTATCTCGAATCCAATTACCAGTTGTACAAGATCGACCCTGTGGGTAAAACAAGCACTAACCTTGGCAGGATCAACTTTACCACCTCAGGAGACATGGTATTCTATAAAGGCTTGTTATACATGGCTTCGCTTAACGGTGGTATAGCACGCATTGACATCACTGACCTAAGCAAGAGCAAGTTAGCTATCCCAGTGTCGGGCTCTTTGTTCGGTATGGCCAGCATAGCTTACAGCAGTACCGAGAATAAGATATATGCATTTGATAATATAAGTTCGGGTACCCGGGTACTGGAGCTTGACCTGGAAAATGACAAAGTGGTGAGTACCGCGTTCAACCTGCCTTTTAGTGTAGCCGATGCGGCAAGTGACGTAGAAAGTGGTGGTGTGGCCGAGATGAAGATCGATCAGATCAAGCAATCGGCCGATTGTCCTTTTATTGGTAAAGGCACCGTACAGGTGATCTGTGAGAATGCGCTGATCGATTATAAATATACGCTGAACGGCGTGACCAATACCACAGGCGTATTCACTGGACTCGACCCTGGCACCTATGCGATCAGTGTGACATCGCCCACACAAAAAAAGGATACGACCTTTACCGTCTCAAAATTCACCGTGTTAAAACCGACCATCACCACTGTAAAGGTGGATCCTACCTGCTCGCAACCGGGTAGCATCACCATGACCGCCACTCCTGATGATAACTTTAAGGTAAAGCAGGGCAGTCAGCTTTTTGACCTTAACCGCAAGTATGACCTGCTTACACCGGGCCACTACCATTTTGATGTGGTGAACCTGGCGGGTTGCGTGGTCGACACGATAGGCATAACCCTGGACAAGAAAAAATGCGAGATCCAATATGCGGGCATGCAGATCACGCAGGAATGTGCCATGATCCGTAAAGGAAATATCAAGGTGCTTACCAATACGCATTTTGATCTGTACACCTACACGCTTAATGGCACGCAAAGCAATACCACCGGAGTTTTCAGCGCGTTAAAGCCGGGCACTTACAACATTAGGATCACCTCATCAGAAGACCAGAAGGACCTGGTAGCGGTGATACCTGACTATACGCTTACTGAGCCAGCTTTGACCACCAAAAGCACCGACCCCTACTGTGCCGATAAAGGTGTTGTTAACTTTACCATACCGGTGAGTTCTGCCGGCTATCAGGTCAAATATGATGGAGTTCTGTATCCGTTCAGTAAGGCATTCGACTACCTTACCGCAGGCAAGCATGATTTTGTGATCTATAAACCATCGGGCTGCGTACTCGATTCGGTATCTGTAGATCTCACTTACCAACCTTGTATCATTGAGGTAGAAAGCACCAGCGTTAACCAGGAATGTAATGTTTTAGGTAAAGGTGTGATCCAGGTGACCGGTCGGCCAATACCTGAACAGTACACCTATTACCTGAACGGAGGTAGCCCTAACAGCACCGGTCGTTTTGATATGCTTGCACCGGGCAAGTATTTGGTGAAAGTGACCGCTTCGGGCGGTAACACACCAAAAGAGATCGAACTTGAAGTGCCCGATTATGACCTGCTCAGGCCTAAATACTTTGTATCGACCGTTGACCCTGTTTGTGATCTGCTGGGTAGTATACGGGTGGCAGTAACTACTGATCCAGCCTTGTATGACATTGAATATAAAGGTCATACCTATTCATATGAGCATACCTTTACTGACCTGATACCGGGAAGCTATTACTTTCGTATCTTGAAAAAAGATGGTTGTATAGCTAACGAACTGACCGTGAAGCTGAACCTGCAGCCATGCCATCCGCTCACATTCCCCAACGCCTTTACCCCTAATGGAGATGGCATGAATGACATGTTCAGGCCTAATCAGGATAGCCGGGCCACGCAATATCAGCTTAGCATCTTCAATCGGAATGGTTCACAGCTATTCGTTTCAAAGGATATCAAATTTGGCTGGGATGGCCAGTACCAGGGCAAGCCGATGCCGGTGGGCGTATATTACTGGGTGAGCACCTATATAGACAACAACGGCAAACGTGCTAACCAGCAAGGACAGATCACGTTGCTGAGGTAA
- a CDS encoding ABC transporter transmembrane domain-containing protein: MKKEHHKGVLTPWQRLVRILRYESSTINYIFIYAIFIGLIGLTLPLGTTAVFNLLSNGAMYSSTYVLIGVILMGIVVGGLLLIGQLSLVEVIEQKIFAKMAIEFAYRLPRIKREAMEGENPAELLNRFFDILTIQKGLTKLLVDIVAAAVQIFFSAILLSFYHPFFIAFGILVILAVVIILALYFRSGVETSIEESEYKYELVAYLEEVAYDLEAYRSSSAKRDEVIENTDEITSRYLHARNDHFSILKRFFASAVAIRTLLMGGLLLLGSYFVVTRQMSFGQFVAAEVIIVQISYAIEKLMTNMNTVFDMVTGAEKLAVVTDLELEEGAIDHE, translated from the coding sequence ATGAAAAAAGAACATCATAAAGGGGTGCTCACGCCATGGCAACGCCTGGTGCGCATACTGCGCTACGAGAGCTCCACTATCAACTATATATTTATTTACGCGATCTTTATTGGCCTTATTGGCCTCACCCTGCCGCTGGGTACCACCGCGGTGTTCAACCTTTTATCTAACGGAGCCATGTACAGCTCCACTTACGTGCTCATAGGTGTGATCCTGATGGGTATAGTGGTGGGTGGTTTGTTGCTCATTGGGCAACTCTCATTAGTGGAGGTGATCGAACAAAAGATATTCGCCAAAATGGCCATCGAGTTCGCCTATCGCTTACCTCGCATTAAAAGAGAGGCTATGGAAGGAGAAAATCCTGCCGAGCTGCTCAATCGTTTCTTTGATATATTGACCATTCAAAAAGGACTGACCAAACTACTGGTAGACATTGTTGCCGCAGCGGTACAGATCTTTTTCAGTGCCATTTTGCTGTCGTTCTATCATCCATTCTTTATCGCTTTCGGTATACTAGTGATCTTGGCCGTGGTGATCATCCTAGCGCTGTATTTCAGGTCAGGTGTCGAGACCAGTATCGAAGAATCAGAATACAAGTATGAACTGGTGGCATACCTGGAAGAGGTGGCTTATGATCTTGAAGCATACCGTTCATCAAGCGCTAAACGCGATGAAGTGATCGAAAATACTGATGAGATCACTTCACGCTACCTGCATGCCCGTAATGATCACTTCTCTATCCTGAAGCGCTTTTTTGCAAGTGCTGTGGCCATCCGTACACTTTTGATGGGCGGCTTATTGTTATTAGGATCTTACTTTGTGGTCACCCGTCAAATGTCATTCGGTCAGTTCGTGGCTGCCGAGGTGATCATCGTGCAGATCAGCTATGCTATCGAAAAGCTGATGACCAATATGAATACCGTGTTCGATATGGTGACCGGCGCCGAGAAACTGGCCGTGGTGACCGATCTGGAACTGGAGGAAGGAGCTATAGATCATGAATAA
- a CDS encoding M42 family metallopeptidase has translation MAENTDEKPQHISVVTEESLSFFEKYINNPSPTGFEWEGQKLWLDYLRPYIDTHYVDNYGTAVGIINPKAEYKVVIEAHADEISWFVNYITNDGLIYVIRNGGSDHQIAPSKRVNIHTDKGVVKAVFGWPAIHTRSGGEKEESPTLKNIFLDCGCTSKDEVEAMGIHVGCVITYEDEFTVLNNRYYVGRALDNRAGGFMIAEVARLLKENNVKLPFGLYIVNAVQEEIGLRGAEMIAHKIKPHVAIITDVTHDTQTPMINKITQGDLACGRGPVVSYAPAVQNNLNKLLIESAQKASIPFQRQASSRSTGTDTDAFAYSNDGVPSALISLPLRYMHTTVEMIHKEDVDNVIRLIYETLLNIKPGQDFRYIK, from the coding sequence ATGGCCGAAAACACCGACGAAAAACCACAGCACATCAGCGTGGTGACCGAAGAGTCGTTATCCTTCTTCGAAAAATATATCAACAACCCCTCTCCCACCGGTTTTGAGTGGGAAGGTCAAAAGCTTTGGCTCGACTACCTGCGCCCTTACATCGACACGCATTATGTAGATAACTACGGTACCGCGGTGGGCATTATCAACCCAAAAGCCGAGTACAAAGTGGTGATCGAGGCCCACGCCGACGAGATCTCGTGGTTCGTGAATTACATTACCAATGATGGTTTGATCTATGTGATCCGTAACGGTGGATCCGACCACCAGATCGCTCCATCAAAACGGGTGAATATTCATACCGATAAAGGTGTGGTTAAAGCCGTATTTGGCTGGCCTGCCATTCACACCCGGTCAGGCGGAGAAAAGGAAGAATCTCCTACCTTAAAGAACATCTTTTTAGATTGCGGCTGCACCAGTAAGGATGAAGTGGAGGCCATGGGCATCCACGTAGGCTGTGTGATCACTTATGAAGATGAGTTCACCGTATTAAATAACCGCTACTATGTAGGTCGTGCGCTGGACAACCGTGCCGGTGGCTTCATGATCGCTGAGGTCGCTCGTTTGTTGAAAGAGAATAATGTAAAACTGCCATTCGGCCTGTACATCGTTAACGCCGTACAGGAAGAGATAGGCCTGCGCGGTGCTGAGATGATCGCCCACAAGATCAAACCTCATGTGGCTATCATTACTGACGTTACGCATGATACCCAAACGCCTATGATCAATAAGATCACCCAAGGCGATCTGGCTTGTGGCCGTGGTCCGGTAGTGTCATACGCTCCTGCCGTGCAGAACAACCTGAACAAGTTGCTGATCGAATCGGCTCAAAAAGCATCCATACCGTTCCAGCGCCAGGCTTCTTCTCGCTCTACCGGCACCGATACTGATGCCTTTGCGTATTCTAACGATGGCGTTCCTTCGGCACTGATCTCGTTACCGTTGCGCTACATGCACACCACGGTAGAGATGATCCATAAGGAAGATGTGGACAACGTGATCCGACTGATCTATGAAACGTTGCTTAATATCAAACCCGGACAAGACTTTAGATATATTAAATAA
- the can gene encoding carbonate dehydratase, which yields MSKQASLAIHDTSHITYESLLEGNEKFIEEALSEDPQFFQKLANGQKPPVLWIGCADSRVPADRITRTNPGEIFVHRNIANVVVHTDLNLLSVLDYAVNVLKVKHVIVVGHYGCGGVQAAMGNKQFGLIDNWLRNIKDVYSKHAEELKSITDEKQKFDRMVELNVIEGVNNLCKTTIVQGAWAEGQELQVHGWVYALDSGKITDLKVDAADPSRMDSVYKFE from the coding sequence ATGAGTAAACAAGCCAGTTTAGCTATTCACGATACCAGCCACATCACTTACGAAAGTTTGTTGGAAGGTAACGAAAAGTTCATTGAGGAGGCTTTAAGCGAAGATCCTCAGTTCTTCCAAAAGCTTGCTAATGGCCAAAAGCCACCGGTGCTTTGGATAGGTTGCGCTGATAGCCGTGTGCCTGCCGATAGGATCACCCGCACTAATCCGGGCGAGATATTCGTTCATCGCAATATCGCCAACGTAGTGGTGCATACCGATCTTAACCTGTTATCGGTGCTCGATTATGCCGTTAACGTGCTTAAAGTTAAACACGTGATCGTGGTAGGTCATTACGGTTGTGGTGGTGTGCAGGCCGCAATGGGTAACAAGCAGTTCGGCCTGATCGATAACTGGTTGCGCAACATTAAAGATGTTTACAGCAAACATGCCGAGGAATTAAAAAGCATCACCGATGAGAAACAGAAGTTCGACCGTATGGTGGAGCTTAATGTGATCGAAGGGGTGAACAACCTTTGCAAGACCACCATCGTACAGGGTGCATGGGCCGAGGGTCAGGAGCTGCAGGTACATGGTTGGGTATACGCGCTTGATAGTGGCAAGATCACCGACCTAAAGGTAGATGCTGCCGATCCATCACGTATGGATAGCGTTTACAAGTTCGAATAA
- a CDS encoding HlyD family secretion protein gives MNKEAKLLEKLENWQDMSTRSAKMVMTVNGARRFGRILIGVLIGILIILMLPWRQTIPGRGTVTALRPEDRPQTVQNQIGGRIEKWAVREGQEVKRGDTILVISETSQSYFDPELPIRLKEQLDAKKGSEQANARKIEATNAQIAALTNGLRFQLSAAENKVKQAQNYVDIDQADLVAVQNFYDVSKARLERYEAGYRNGLFSLTDIESRRLKLQEDRAKVISQQNKLNNSKQNLLNARIDLDNIKAKYQETLAKAQSDLGSAISSRAGVQGEIAKLRNDIANIDVRRGLYVVRAPQSGFVVKTLKAGIGENIKEGESIATLQPKNPQVAAEIYVSAMDVPLILDTSDVRLQFEGWPSIQFSGWPSVAVGTFAGKVFSIDKVSSSGGKYRLLVKQANPVPKNDEPWPPQLRQGSGVYGRVILRSVPVWYEIWRQLNGFPPSLEKEPDAEKVKEKDKESKSDKEK, from the coding sequence ATGAATAAGGAAGCAAAGCTCTTAGAGAAATTAGAGAACTGGCAGGATATGTCGACAAGGTCGGCAAAAATGGTGATGACCGTGAACGGTGCACGCCGGTTCGGCCGCATATTGATCGGGGTTTTGATCGGCATACTGATCATTTTGATGCTGCCTTGGAGGCAGACCATCCCCGGCCGTGGAACAGTGACCGCCTTAAGACCTGAGGATCGCCCGCAAACGGTGCAGAACCAGATCGGTGGCCGTATCGAGAAATGGGCCGTGCGCGAAGGACAGGAAGTCAAAAGGGGTGATACTATATTGGTAATATCAGAGACAAGCCAATCATACTTTGACCCTGAACTGCCTATCCGTTTAAAGGAACAGCTTGATGCCAAAAAAGGCAGCGAACAAGCCAACGCACGTAAGATCGAGGCTACTAACGCCCAGATAGCCGCGTTGACAAATGGTTTGCGTTTCCAGCTTAGCGCGGCGGAGAACAAAGTTAAACAGGCACAGAACTATGTGGACATTGACCAGGCCGACCTGGTAGCCGTACAGAACTTTTACGATGTAAGTAAAGCACGTTTAGAGCGTTACGAAGCCGGTTACCGTAACGGGTTGTTCTCCCTAACAGATATCGAATCGCGCAGGTTAAAGTTGCAGGAAGACAGGGCCAAGGTGATCAGCCAACAGAACAAGCTGAACAACTCGAAGCAAAATTTGCTGAACGCCCGCATCGACCTGGATAACATTAAAGCCAAATACCAGGAAACGCTTGCCAAGGCACAGTCTGATCTGGGGTCGGCCATATCCAGCCGCGCTGGCGTACAGGGCGAGATCGCCAAACTGCGTAACGACATCGCCAATATCGATGTGCGCCGTGGATTATACGTTGTACGTGCCCCGCAAAGCGGCTTCGTTGTCAAAACGTTGAAGGCCGGTATAGGCGAGAACATCAAAGAGGGCGAATCTATCGCTACGCTGCAACCAAAGAATCCGCAGGTCGCTGCCGAGATCTATGTAAGCGCTATGGACGTGCCCCTGATCCTGGATACCAGCGATGTAAGGTTACAATTTGAAGGTTGGCCTTCTATTCAATTCTCAGGCTGGCCATCGGTAGCCGTGGGAACATTTGCCGGTAAGGTATTCTCCATAGACAAGGTGAGCAGTTCGGGTGGTAAGTACCGTTTGCTGGTGAAACAGGCTAACCCTGTACCTAAGAACGATGAGCCATGGCCACCGCAACTGCGTCAGGGCTCGGGTGTTTACGGCCGCGTGATCCTACGCTCGGTACCGGTATGGTATGAGATCTGGCGACAGCTGAACGGTTTTCCGCCAAGCCTGGAGAAAGAACCCGATGCTGAAAAAGTAAAGGAGAAGGACAAAGAGTCGAAAAGTGATAAAGAAAAGTAA
- a CDS encoding FtsB family cell division protein produces the protein MNFKPNFDMKRLLDLVRNKFFLVTVVFVVWMLFFDKNDLYTQYEHRQQLAKLEQERDFYTKETAKVAKDLDELSSNPAKLEKFAREKYLMKKANEDVFVIVKKSKDKE, from the coding sequence ATGAATTTCAAGCCGAACTTTGATATGAAACGTTTGTTGGACCTCGTACGGAATAAGTTCTTCCTCGTGACCGTCGTATTTGTAGTATGGATGCTGTTTTTTGACAAGAACGACCTTTACACGCAGTACGAACACAGGCAACAACTGGCCAAGCTGGAGCAGGAGCGCGACTTTTACACCAAAGAGACCGCCAAGGTGGCCAAGGACCTTGACGAACTCAGTTCCAACCCGGCCAAACTGGAGAAATTTGCCCGCGAAAAGTACCTGATGAAAAAAGCCAACGAAGACGTTTTTGTGATCGTTAAGAAGAGCAAAGACAAAGAATAA
- a CDS encoding DEAD/DEAH box helicase: MLFSELNLIGPILKALETEGYTQPTPIQQQAIPIVLQRKDLLGCAQTGTGKTAAFSIPLLQILYQERSQHKEQKTIKALILTPTRELAIQIDESLEAYGRNTGLKHMVIFGGVSQNPQVDALRRGIDILVATPGRLLDLMNQGYIKLDHIKFLVLDEADRMLDMGFVHDVKRIIAKVPVKRQTLFFSATMPKEIQQLADTILNKPEKVEVTPVSSTADTIQQEVYFVDKNDKKALLAHILQDKTIETVLVFTRTKHGADKVVKDLSRAGITAEAIHGNKSQNARQRALSNFKDRTTRVLVATDIAARGIDVDDLTHVINFELPNIPETYVHRIGRTGRAGASGIAYSFCDQEEKEYLKDIHKLIAKTIPVNEAHPYPMKQLTDVERLREELKGKPAGQQQGNRSGGGHRNGKRRSGNGNSRGGNRGRATAKS; the protein is encoded by the coding sequence ATGTTATTTTCAGAATTAAATTTGATCGGGCCTATCCTTAAAGCGCTTGAAACTGAAGGATATACTCAGCCCACCCCTATACAACAGCAGGCCATTCCCATCGTGCTGCAACGCAAAGACCTTTTAGGTTGCGCGCAAACCGGTACCGGTAAAACGGCCGCCTTCTCGATCCCCTTGTTGCAGATCCTTTACCAGGAGCGTAGCCAGCATAAAGAGCAAAAGACCATCAAGGCGTTGATCCTTACACCTACCCGCGAGCTGGCCATCCAGATCGACGAGAGCCTGGAAGCCTACGGCCGTAACACCGGCCTGAAGCATATGGTGATCTTTGGCGGTGTATCACAAAACCCACAGGTCGACGCCCTGAGACGCGGCATCGACATTCTGGTAGCCACTCCAGGTCGTTTGCTCGACCTGATGAACCAGGGCTACATCAAGCTTGATCATATCAAGTTCCTGGTGTTGGACGAGGCCGACCGCATGCTGGACATGGGTTTTGTGCACGATGTGAAACGCATTATTGCCAAGGTGCCGGTGAAACGCCAAACGTTATTCTTTTCGGCCACCATGCCTAAAGAGATCCAGCAACTGGCCGATACCATTTTGAACAAGCCCGAAAAGGTAGAGGTAACGCCGGTGTCATCAACCGCCGACACTATCCAGCAAGAAGTATATTTTGTTGACAAAAACGACAAAAAAGCACTTTTAGCACACATTCTTCAAGATAAGACCATCGAAACGGTACTGGTATTCACCCGTACCAAGCATGGTGCCGATAAAGTGGTAAAAGATCTGAGCCGCGCCGGTATCACCGCCGAAGCCATCCACGGTAACAAATCCCAGAACGCCCGCCAGCGTGCGCTAAGCAACTTTAAGGACCGCACCACCCGCGTATTGGTAGCCACCGACATCGCTGCCCGCGGTATCGACGTGGATGATCTGACCCACGTGATCAACTTCGAATTGCCTAACATCCCTGAAACGTATGTACACCGCATTGGCCGTACCGGCAGGGCAGGAGCAAGCGGTATAGCTTACTCGTTCTGCGATCAAGAGGAAAAGGAATACCTGAAAGATATCCATAAGCTGATAGCCAAGACCATCCCGGTGAACGAGGCTCATCCTTACCCGATGAAACAGTTGACCGATGTAGAGCGTTTACGTGAAGAATTGAAAGGCAAACCTGCCGGTCAGCAACAAGGCAACCGTTCGGGCGGTGGGCATCGCAACGGCAAACGCCGCAGTGGTAACGGCAACAGCCGTGGCGGTAACCGTGGCAGGGCTACGGCAAAAAGTTAA
- a CDS encoding GNAT family N-acetyltransferase: MLNDVSIEQIRPQLTWQLRRDVLYPTEHLSAMQMEEDLDGWHFGAFYHDQLIGVVSLFQDGDSFQFRKFAVRADMQGQKVGDMMLKHLINFAVTGGGHTLWCNARLSATGFYLKAGFAHTGRFFSKNGFDYEILERPIP; the protein is encoded by the coding sequence ATGCTGAACGACGTCTCCATAGAGCAGATACGCCCCCAACTTACCTGGCAGCTACGCCGCGATGTCCTGTACCCTACTGAGCACCTGTCGGCCATGCAAATGGAGGAAGATCTGGACGGGTGGCACTTTGGTGCTTTTTACCATGACCAGCTTATTGGCGTGGTATCACTGTTTCAGGATGGAGATAGTTTTCAATTCCGCAAATTCGCGGTAAGGGCTGATATGCAGGGGCAAAAGGTGGGAGATATGATGCTGAAGCACCTGATCAACTTTGCCGTTACAGGCGGCGGGCACACCCTGTGGTGCAATGCCCGGCTGAGTGCTACGGGTTTCTACCTTAAAGCCGGGTTTGCTCATACCGGCCGGTTCTTCTCCAAAAATGGTTTCGACTACGAGATACTGGAACGACCGATACCATAA